The window TTATTTGGAATGAACTGACCTTTGCCAATCTGTGTGAACGGGAAGCCTCGCTTTATGCCAAAGAAGGAGATCAAGAATGGGCAGGTATCTTTAAACGAGCTGCACGCAAAGCACTACAATCCATTCTGCGCTGGATAGAGGATCCCACCCAATTTCGGTTGTTGAAAAATCGGTTTGATAGCGGGCTCCGAAACGGTTGGGAGTTCTATGCCTATTATTCGACGTACAGCTTGTATGCCGCTCAAATTGCAGCTTCATGCTTTGAAAGTGCTGACGAGAGCATTTCCGAAAAGGCAACACCGGCCGATTTGGGCGGATATGTAGTGCCAATTAAATCCTTCAACCGGATCTATGCCACTACGGGACCAGAGCAAGGTGCTTATCACCTCGTTATGGATACTGCCGCGCAAATGGGTCATGACGCAACCGGATGGGTGCGGCTCCATAAAGCGGAATATCTAGAGGAAACGGCGCTCTCGATGGGGATAGCTGGGCTCAACGGCAATATTCATTTGAATTATTTTGTGGCTAAACAAATCATTCCGCGCCCCCATACGCCAGCAGCTATAGGCTTGACATGGAGGGATGCACACGGTACGTGGCACAGGTTAGCTAACTATGGCAGAAGAAAGCATGAAACGTTTCATTCCTTGAATGAGGACGGGGAGCCGACTAATCCTGAAAAGCTGCATTGGAATGCTTTGCTTGAAAGTGGGGATGGAAATAGCGATGTGCTATCTTTCAAACTACGCTACGAGTCTACGAGACTTCAGCTAATAAACGACATGGATTTGCGTTCACCGGATGAGGATCAACACCCAGTCATTTTACGTGCTATCGGTGATTTGATGCCAAGGCCTGGCATCGAGGGTGTAGCGGCGATCACGGAATCTTATCGCATTGCACACGATGGCGTGACAACGGCATGGTCGGTGGAGGCTGCAGAGGATACGGAATTATCCGCAATTGGTGTAACGGTTCCGGTGCTCGTGACGAACGGAACCGATGAGACGGTCATCCGTGTGGATGGGAATAAGCTTTTCGTCTTGTATTCGAATGCCATTTATGTTATTCAGCCAGATGGTGAAACTGGCGATGTCGAACTTGAGCTTCTTCCTGGGTTGATGCCGAATCGAAATGGCAACTATCGTCTCGCGCAATGGAGTAGCAAGGATGCTCAGAAGGAAATCAAGCTTCATTTCTCATTAGAGCAGGCTTAGATTTATAACCAACGATCGTTTGATTACTCATCTTGGTGAAGATCAACAAGCCTACAAGCAAACAGGTTGGCCAAATCTACCGCTTGATTATTTCCGATCCGATAAGTTCAGCTCACCACATGGCATTTGTGTCGATTCACAGCACAATGTCTATGTGGCGGAGTGGACGCAATTCGGCCGTATTACCAAGTTAGCTCGCAAGTAACGAGAAGGCTATTTGCTATCGCTTTAGGAAGGGAAGATCATGAAAGTTTCTCTATTCATCACATGTTTAAGCGACCTAGTATATCCCGTTGTAGGTGAATCCATGGTTAAGCTCTTGGCTAGATACGGAGTGAAATTGGATTTTCCTGGCGGGCAGACATGCTGCGGTCAGCCAGCTTTCAATAGCGGTTACTGGGATGAAGCGAGGGGGGCGGCATTAACACTACTTGAGGCTTTTGATGACAGTGATTTTGTCATATCGCCATCTGGTTCATGTACGAGTATGATCCATCATTATTATCCGAAGCTTTTTGAGCATGATCCTGTGAATTTGGCTAAGGCGAACCGTCTTGTTGAGAAAACATACGAATTTACGCAGTTCCTCGTTCAAGTACTGGGTGTTTCCGACCTGGGAGCTATGTTTCCTCACAAAGTTACCTATCACCCTTCATGTCACGGTAGTCGGTTATTAGGCGTAAAAGAGGAGCCAAAGCTGCTCATGCAGCATGTTCGTGACATGGAACTGGTACCACTCCCGCATGCAGAGGATTGCTGTGGGTTTGGGGGCACGTTTGCTGTGAAAATGTGTGATATTTCCGGTGCCATGGTGTCTGAGAAATCCGATCATGTAATGGAGACGGAAGCTGAAGTGCTGGTGGGTCTGGATATGGGATGCTTGATGAACATTGCTGGAAATTTATCATACCGTGGAAAACCCGTGAAGGTCATGCATTTAGCGGAATTACTAGCTGAAGGAGTGAAGCTGGCGCATGAGCGAAAATAAAGGAAGCGGGACCGTCAAAGAAAGATCGAAAGTCGCTCTGAATAATGAATTCTTGCGTAATGCAGTTAAATTCACAACCGAGCGGCTCAAGAACGGGAAGCTGGCTGCCACGGAAGAACACGGGAACTGGGAAGAGTGGCGGGAGCGCGGCAGGCAGATTCGTCTGCATACGATTGCTCACGTAGACTACTACTTAGCTCGATTTGTAGAAAATGCAAGAGCTCAAGGCGTTCACGTACACTTCGCTTCTGATGCAGCTGATGCTGTTCGTTTGACGATGCTAATTGCTGAACACTAGAAAGCCAAGAGTGTTGTGAAATCCAAGTCGATGGTATCTGAGGAACTGCATATGAACCATGCGCTTGAACAAATCGGGGTCGAGGCTATAGAGACGGACCTTGGCGAATATATAATCCAACTTGCTGGTGAAACGCCTTCGCATATTATCATTCCGGCTATTCATAAGAACCGGTATCAGATCGCTGAACTGCTCTCTGAGGATGCGGGGGAGAAGCTCGCGCCTGACACCGGTATTTTGGCTGGTTATGTACGCAGAAAACTGCGGGAGAAATTTCTGGAAGCCGATATCGGCATGACGGGATGCAACTTTGCTATTGCAGAGACGGGCTCAATCGTTCTTTTCGAGAATGAAGGGAATGCGCGGATGGTGAGCACCATCCCTAAAACGCAAATTACATTTATAGGTATGGAGCGTATCATCCCCACCTTGGACGATCTCGAAGTGATGGCGACACTACTCCCTCGTTCAGCTACTGGTCAAAAGCTAACGGTATATATGTCTGTCATATCGGGACCCCAGCGTGAGCAGGATGGGGATGGTCCGGAAGAAATGCACGTCATCATCTTGGATAATGGACGTTCCTTGCAGCTCGGAGACCCACAATTCCAGGAGCTGCTTAATTGCATTCGCTGCGGCCTCTGCCTTAACGCTTGTCCGGTGTATCGTCATATTGGAGGTCATGCTTACGGTGGTGTGTATAGCGGACCCATAGGTGCTGTACTGACACCTGCACTGAATAAAAATGTCGACCAATGGGATGACATTGCAAGTGCATCAAGTCTTTGTGGGGCCTGTTATGAGGCGTGTCCAGTGAAGATTCCGCTGCACGATATGCTGGTTTACTTGCGTCAGCGTAAAGTGGAGCGCGGGGCGACCGATCTCGTGGAAAAAGCCGGAATGAAAGGCTTTAACTTGTTGATGTCAGATGCCAAGCGAGTTAAAGCATTAATCAAGTTTGGGCGCATTGGGCAGAAATTGTTAGTCCGTGATGGACATATTAAAGCCAAAATAGGCCCTTTAAAAGGTTGGAATTCGTATCGCTATGCGCCAAGCCTGGCTAAGAAGACGTTCCGTGAATCTTGGAAGGACATTGAGCAGGGATTGGAAGGCACATTTCCTGAACTTGATTCGGTGATGAAAGCGCGAATGGAGATCCTTGTGGCTGCTCGTAAAGAGGGAGGAGGAAATCATCATGGCTAAATCAGATACGGCTTTTCTCCAGAAGCTAGAAGTGGAAGCACGCAAGGACCAGGCATCATTTTTCGAAAATATTGCTGCACGGCTAGGAAGATCAAAGCCTTTGCAAACAGCTCCGGTACACAGCATGAAGGGGGCTCCTGAATTCTGGGATCAAGTGGATCTGCCTCTTGAAGGACGCATTCAATTATTTATGTCGAACTGGCATAAGGCTGGTGGCCATGCAAAACGATTGATAGGAATGGCTGAAGCCGAAGCCTTTATTGAACATTTCATTGAAGAGACACAAGCAAAGCACTTGATCATCCAAGATCAACCCGAGCTAGAATCCCTCGGAGCTGCACTTACGGATAAAGAAATTGACATCACGGTTTGGAATGCTTTCGGAGTTGATTGCGATGGCAAAGATGAACTCATCGCTTTCGCCGCAGGAGCCGACATTGGTGTTATAGCGGCTGAGCATGCAATTGCTTATACAGGTTCGCTTGTTATTACTTCAGCCCCGACTAGGGGAAGAAGTGTCAGCTTGCTGCCCACAACGCTTATCGCTATCATACCTGTGGAGCGACTAAAGACAAGTTTGGGTGAAGTGCTCCGGCCTTTCGATGATTTGGAAATGACGGACATGCCCGCAGGTATTCATTTTATCTCTGGTCCCAGTCGTTTCGCTGATATTGAGAATGATTTAACCATCGGTGTTGATGGCCCAAGTATTGTATATGCACTTATAATTGAATAAAAGCCTTTATAAAAATCAATGCGCTAGGATCGGAAGCGGTTATTTTCAACAGTCTCGAGAATAGTAGGGGGCAAAATAAACGGAGCCACGCGGGTCACTTCAGGGTTTGCGGGCTCCGTTTTACATTTATTTATGAAACTGTGCAATTCCTTTGTTGCAAGGTTCAAAAGAACCCTCCTTCATTGCTTCAATCCGTAATTACTTTTTCAAAATCGGTATCCATATTTCACTTATAAAAGTTGGTGAGGTTACATCTTTATTCTCATTCCACAGGATTTCTGGACCTTCTATTGATTCATAGTTTGAGGATGGAAACCATTCGGAATAAATGCGTCCCCATACACTTTGTAGTGTATCAGGAAATGGTCCGATTGCTTCGAATACAGCCCATGTTGAGGCAGAAACATCCAGCTGTGTTAGGTTATCTGGACACTCCTTCGTTGTTGCTACGCCAATATAGTGATCAAACTCCCCTTTTTCCTCCATCCTGCCCTCAGAAAAGTTTGTGGATGCACTAAGCAGTCCCATAGGCTCGACATTAGAAAGTTTTTTGAGGTTATTGATCGTTTCGCCATCTAAACTTTTCCACATAGACGCAATCTCCGGATTAACCCCGTTGAATTGGATAGGAACTCTTTTCTTAATTCCAACAATGCGAAATGCCTCTTTTTCTTCAATTCGATAGATCATTTCATTTCCTCCTTTGATAGATAACTGGAAGGTCATTGGTGGATAGGCTTTAAGTGAATGGCCATTATTTCTGGCTTCTGACGGTGCAATACCATGCAAATTTTGAAAAGCTCTTGCAAAAGAATCTGGTGAGTTGTACCCGTATTTCACTGCAATGTCAATGACCTTTACACTGCTGCCTTTAAGCTCAAATGCTGCAAGAGTAAGACGTCTACGGCGGATGTATTCCGATAGCGAAATACCTGCAAGAAAGGAAAACATCCTTTTAAAATGGTATTCGGAGCAGAAAGCCCTTCTTGCTATTTCTTTAAAATCAATATCGTTCGTAAGATTTTCTTCCATATACTTTAAAGCACCATTCATGTTTTTGAGCAAATCCATTTTCTGACCTCCTTTATCAAAAGAATAGCAGGAATTGCATGTATCCATCCGACATATCGTGCACAATTATGTAGGGTCTATTCTTAGGTACATCGTTACCCCTTTGGAATTTTGCGATATTCGGTTGGGGAAACCCCCATCATTTTCTTAAAGAGTCTGGAGAAGTAGTAAGCATCGGTTATGCCGATCGCGTTTCCGATTTCCTTGATCGCGAGGGCGGTCAAGTCGAGCATTTGGCTCGCTTTTTGTATTTTGAGACGTAAAAAGTACTCCACTGGCGGAAATCCAGTCTCCTTCTTGAATAAAAAATCAAATGCTGTTTGGATACCCCAGTATGCTTGGCTAAATCGGCGAGTGTAATGGAAACATCCAAATGGTCGTTCATTTACCGGATGGCGCTTTCCATATAGTTCTCCCTTTGGTAAGCCTGCAGGTATTACAGCCAAATGCCGGGCTAATAATTGCAGCGGTTTACGGTTTTCAAGCTCGATCCATCCTTCGCCATCTGTGCAATAGATAACAATTTGCCCGGGAAGGGCAGCAGCTTTGGCGTAAAATGGAGCGAATGATGTAATTTTTGCTTGATGAATTTCGAAGGCTGAATGCTACTTCCATTGGATAAAATCCAGTGGAAGTAAGGAGTTGAAAGCCTGGAAGCCATTTCCATTGGAATATTTCCAATATAAATGCGAATTTCGAAGCATGAGAGGCGATTCCATTGGAAAATCTCCAATGGAAGCATTCATTTCATGCTGAATACAATTCGAATGTTCCATAAGTTCAAGAGAACCTAAAGGGCTGCCCTCAAGTAGATTTACCTACTTGTAGGACAACTCCGCTGAGTTCGTAATCGGGTCCTTAGAAAGTACTGACTTTACTTGTATCCGGGCACCAGCGGGAAGTGCGGTAATATCGAATCAAGATATCGACCGCTTCCTCCGTTCGCAGATGGGTGAGTGCTTCCGCTGCATAAGCTCTGACGTAACGGTCTTTGCTGTAAAGCGCTTGCTCCAAGGAGCGGACAGCTTCCTTCACATCGCCAGCATTACCGGTGCGCAGCAGTGAAAGTGCTGCAGTATATCCGACCTTGTTGGTAATGTATGGCTGATTGCTTACATACGACTTTTTGGACTCCGTATTATTCGATATTGAAGCATCTTCAGTTTCACAAAGTAGAGAATCCTTCAATACTTTCGCTAATGCCGAAACAACCTGGTCACCTGCATTTTTGAGCATACCTAATGATTCAACCGCATTCCGGCGTACCCATTCGCTCTGATCCTGCAAGCTCGAGATCAGCGAGGGCACAACGTCACCTTCGGAAGATCCTATCATCCCGAGTACGAAAACCGCCAAAGCTCTTCGCTTCTCATCCTCATGCTTCAAAACACGGAGAAGCTCGGGAATCGCCTCAATGCCAGCTCCTTGCAATCCGTAAGCAGCCCGTTCCGCTGTCAGGCTCGACCCCTCCGTTATTTGCTTGATCAGCATTTCGATCCCTGGAGTTCCAAGTTGTCCTAGCGCATAGGCGGCATTCAAAGCGGTCGTTTCCACTTGATCGTTTAATAAAAACCCTAGCAAGGGAGCACAAGAAGCCGCTTCTGCTCCGATGCGCCCCAATTCGTCCGCTGCCCGCCCGCGTTCGGTCGGGTTCTCTGACTCAAGCTCTTGCCGTAATGCCAACAATCGCTCCTCAGTCGTTGTCGTGCCAACCTGCTTTGTTGTAGGTTCTCCGCGTAGCCAATCCCATACGTCTTGCCATAAATTCAAATGAGTAGCGGGTGTTCCTTCCGGCACAATCATCTCCCTGCTTTGATGATTCCAGCTCGGAAACTCCGGTGCGCTTAATCTGAGAAATTGAAATTTAAGCATATAACGATCTAGTTCTGATACATTAAGCGAAGCTCTATGCCACAAGTCGAAATGCACGAGTATCATAGTACCCGCCTTGCCTGTGGGCAGCAGCGTCTCACCTTGGTCGCCGAGAAATTTTTCGTAGTATTGGGTGCCTGGCATGATCGCTGTAGGCCCTAAATCTTCGGTAATATCGTGGGTATAATAGAAAATCATTGCCCACCAAGGTCGATGGCTGCGCATGGAAGACCAATAGCCGTCTTTGTGCCATTTTCCGCCACCCGGCGTCTGATTTCCCGGTTGGTTGTAATGACAGTGGCGATGTGGATGCATGTAATAGTCTGAACCAAGTACACTGCTTAAGGCTCCCTTGACGATTGGCGTATCGAACAGCTGCTGAATGTCCGGAACACGGGGGAGAATGTTGTTGCCGGGGTTGCCTTCATTATGCATAACATGATTGATCTGGTTCATGATGCTCAAATGAAGTTGATGAGGCATGTCGTTCTGAAGTACAAGATATCCTTTGCTAATAAATTGCATCATTTGCTCATCTGTCAACAAATACTTGGTATCTAACATGTTAAATCCTCCTTAGAAATCTTCGTCCTTACTTAAAAATACTACAGTATTCGGTTTATTTTGTATTTGCAAAATCGTCAATTATTTGTACAATCGTCATATCAATTACATTTTAATTTTTTCGAATAAGGTGGTGATCATGGATGGATTTCGCCGACTTACATCCTTATGTGTACTTTGCAACCCGGTACCCATTCTCCAAAGGACAGACTAGCAAGAATCGGATCTGTTATGCCTCCTCCCTATATTTGATCAGCGAGGGAAGAGGTGTCATTCACACCAATGGTCGCACTTATGAAACGGTAGCCGGCTCTCTCGTGTACATACCAGCAGGGCAGCCCCATCATTGGGTTGCCGACAGCCAAGACCCGATGGTCCACATCTGCTGTTATTTCGATTGGTATTACATAGATCGTAGGGCCGAATTCACCCACCCGAGCATGATCTGCTATGATGCAGCCACGCTGGTATCTACCCTGATCGGACCTGCATTTCCTTATTCTTTACCCGAGCATGTGAAAGTGGAGAAGCTGCGGCTGTGGATAGATTTATTCGAGAAGTTTTATACTAACAATTACTATACAAACGAGAGGACGTACGTTCGCAGCTTAAAGATCCAGAGCAGCTTCCAGCAGTTTATCGAGTTTTTTCTCACTTTTGCCCTGAAAGAGGAGCATATCCCCAATCTCCGCATGTCCAAGTTGCTCGAGCGATTGGATCAGGATCTGGTACAAGGCAATCTACAGCCTTTGGAAATCTATTACAGAGAGCTGCGCATAAGCCGTGGATACTTTTTTGATTTGTTCAAAGATGCAACCGGATTGCCACCAACCCAGTATGTCATCCAATTCAGGATCAATCGGGCGAAGGATGACCTCCTCTTTACGAATCTGAACATCACCGAGATCGCAGACAAGCACGGATTTTCGTCTTTGCATTATTTTTCAAAGCTATTCCGCAAGATAAACGGTCTATCACCACGGGAATTCCGAGAAATAAACAGAGACGGTCTATGACGAAAGAAGACGAAAGAAGCATAGGAAGGGAAGCAGTTGTGGCGTAAAATGGAGCGAATGATATGACAACAGCCAGTTAGGAGTCAAGCGACTCTTAACCGGCTGTTGCACTTTCAGAGACTTACTCGATTCCGATGATTTGGAAATGATGGACATGCCCGCGAGTATACCTTCCCATACGTTCAGTTGATAACACCTGTACTTGTTATGTGGACTTGAATACTAGGCTTCAACTTCACTTCTTTGTATTTGTTCTTCCAGTCGATGTTTTTCCACAGCTCAGAGTGATTTACTCTCAGCTTTCTGCCGATTCCAAGAGCATCGCAGTTCGCTTCTAGCAATTTGTTTCCGACACCTGCTGCTTGTGTGTTTAGTGATGCAGATAATTCTTGATTTAGCTGCTCGCGGTCGATTTTTTGGCCCATACTGCTTGGGGAGCTGCTAATGGCACCGAAGAGGTCAACCTTAATTGAACATTCAATTTCCTGCGTATTTTTATCAACAGAAACTTCGAATGATCTCTTTAATTTCCGTACTTCAAATGAAATCACATTAGTCTCCAGCTTTTTAGGCTTGCTCTGTCCAGAGCTCTGATGAATTGGAATATCCATGAATGCATGTTTGTTTAGCTTGTCTTTTAGAAGCAATAAGATTGTACTGTCTTCCCGCGACAATGTCACTCCGGTATATTTGTCTCCATCAAATAATCCGATACTGTCAACGATTAGTGCTTTATCCTTAATTCTACGAATCATAGGCAGCACCGTATCTTCACCAGGGTCAGAGATTTGACTCCATAAGGAGTACAGAGTTTGCTCTGGAACAATCGTTGTTCTCTCTGCTCCATTAATCATTTGCTTAATGCCAAAAGCGACTGGACTCTTCTCTATTTTTTTAAATGATAGTATTTCAGAAGCTAATCCCGTACTTATTAAAATATTCGTTTTCAGATACCCTTTAGGATTCCGGTAGAAGGTCTCCAAAGGGAGCATAATCCCTCGTCTCGCCAGATCTTCCCCAATGATCATAACATGAGTCTTGCTTGCTTCAATGGTACCTGGAAGCATACTGTCAATCGTAGAACCAATTTTGAAAACGGAATCCCCGGTTGCTTGCATGACTTCATCCTTCACATCGAATTGTCCGCCGCCTTTACTCTCCAAAATGATAGCTCTAACAGTCCCACTAATTTGGTTATCTTTAGCAGCATCAAGGCTTATCCCATTTACCATCTTTTTAGTAGTTAAATATTGAATGTCCCAGCACCCTGTAAGGATCATTAAAAGAATTCCTAGACAAACCGTAAGAAAAAGTTTTACTCTCATGTTGACCCGACCTTATTATTATTTTTTATCAGGAAGGATATCATCCACAACAAAATTGGAATTGCTGCAATCATAATCAGGTATCCATATTCAAACCATTTACTGAATGGATCTAAATTTTCCAATTTGGATAGATACCAAGCAAATAGATAGATAAGAACCGCACTGATCCATACCATCTTTCGATAAGAACTTTGACTTGCAGTTAGACTTTTTCCGGCTATGCATAGGTAAGAAACGATGGTGGAGGTCATTGGAATAATCCAAATCGTCAAAAAGATCAGATCTAAGCGGTCAAACAGTTGATAAGTTAATCCTTTAAAAATAAACAAAACGGGTTCATTCACCTGTTGTAACGCTTTAGGACTAAATCCGATCAGGCAAATGAATACAAAATACGTATAAAATAAGGTAACAAAGCAATTTGCTAATGAGATTACACTAAGCAAACCTCTGGGACTTTTTTGTACGTGGGCGGAGAAATAGAGGATCACCTCAAAACCGAGCATTGAAAAAAAAGTGCTTTCACTTCCCTTGAAAATTTGCGCACCACCTGATTCACCTATTGGCAAAATGTTAGAAAAGTGCATGTCATTCGAAAAGGTTAAAAAACTGATCAGGAGCAACAAAGCGAATAGTACGGAAGTTAATACAAAAAATCTTGCAATGACGCGCAAATTTTCCGTAGCCAGATAAACACTGGTCCCTATGATGAGCAAAAGTAGAACCCAACCAGGAGTAAGTGAGAGCATCCAAGTATGAACTAATTGAATATAGAGTGTACTCGCATATCCAGCTATAACAATAAAAAAAACATAATAAAGGAGGTTTAGAGCTTTACCCATATAAGGTCCAAGCATTCGAACCGTAATTTCTCTTAAGGTGTGATTTGGAAATTTTTTGAGCAGATGCCAGTACACGAAAAGCAATAGCTGAATGACGACCCCTGCGATAAGAACCGAGATCCAGGCATCTCCCTTAGCTGTGCTCTGAATTTTCGAAGGCAAGGATAAGAGACCTATTCCAATTTGCGTCTTGATGATCAAAAAAAACAATTGGAATCTGCTTATCGTAGGATTCAAGAGCGTTTCCACCTCACGAAGAATGACTGTTTACTGTGGCCGGGTTCTGCATTTTGTGGGACTTTATTGAACCTCCAAATAGGAAGTCTTAGAAAAATATCTTTTACACCCTCCTTACCATAATAAGGACCAAATGGTTCGAAATAAGGTATCCCTAATGTCTCTATTTTGCAAAGGTGAATAAAGATGATCATCATCACGATGGAAATTCCAAAAAAACCAAACAAAGATGCGGCAAGCATTGTCGGAAACCCTAAAATTCTCAAGCTGGTGCCTAACTCGTTTAGCGGAGTTACAAAAGATGCAATCGCCGTCAATCCGATGACAACGATCATTGTATGAGAAACTAAATGGGCTTCCACTACGGCTGTGCCAATAACTAATCCCCCTACAATACCAATCGTTTGGGCAATGGGTGATGGCAACCGGATTGCAGCCTCTTTCAGCAATTCAAGAATGATTTGCATGACGATCGCCTCCAAGATAGGGGGTAATGGAACGTATGTTAATGAAACCTTTACGGAATATAGAATTCCGATCGGAAGCACTTCGGAATTGTACGACACGGTAGCA is drawn from Paenibacillus sp. V4I7 and contains these coding sequences:
- a CDS encoding AraC family transcriptional regulator, which gives rise to MDLLKNMNGALKYMEENLTNDIDFKEIARRAFCSEYHFKRMFSFLAGISLSEYIRRRRLTLAAFELKGSSVKVIDIAVKYGYNSPDSFARAFQNLHGIAPSEARNNGHSLKAYPPMTFQLSIKGGNEMIYRIEEKEAFRIVGIKKRVPIQFNGVNPEIASMWKSLDGETINNLKKLSNVEPMGLLSASTNFSEGRMEEKGEFDHYIGVATTKECPDNLTQLDVSASTWAVFEAIGPFPDTLQSVWGRIYSEWFPSSNYESIEGPEILWNENKDVTSPTFISEIWIPILKK
- a CDS encoding helix-turn-helix domain-containing protein, with amino-acid sequence MDFADLHPYVYFATRYPFSKGQTSKNRICYASSLYLISEGRGVIHTNGRTYETVAGSLVYIPAGQPHHWVADSQDPMVHICCYFDWYYIDRRAEFTHPSMICYDAATLVSTLIGPAFPYSLPEHVKVEKLRLWIDLFEKFYTNNYYTNERTYVRSLKIQSSFQQFIEFFLTFALKEEHIPNLRMSKLLERLDQDLVQGNLQPLEIYYRELRISRGYFFDLFKDATGLPPTQYVIQFRINRAKDDLLFTNLNITEIADKHGFSSLHYFSKLFRKINGLSPREFREINRDGL
- a CDS encoding (Fe-S)-binding protein, translating into MKVSLFITCLSDLVYPVVGESMVKLLARYGVKLDFPGGQTCCGQPAFNSGYWDEARGAALTLLEAFDDSDFVISPSGSCTSMIHHYYPKLFEHDPVNLAKANRLVEKTYEFTQFLVQVLGVSDLGAMFPHKVTYHPSCHGSRLLGVKEEPKLLMQHVRDMELVPLPHAEDCCGFGGTFAVKMCDISGAMVSEKSDHVMETEAEVLVGLDMGCLMNIAGNLSYRGKPVKVMHLAELLAEGVKLAHERK
- a CDS encoding AraC family transcriptional regulator, producing MEYFLRLKIQKASQMLDLTALAIKEIGNAIGITDAYYFSRLFKKMMGVSPTEYRKIPKG
- a CDS encoding Ger(x)C family spore germination protein, with the protein product MRVKLFLTVCLGILLMILTGCWDIQYLTTKKMVNGISLDAAKDNQISGTVRAIILESKGGGQFDVKDEVMQATGDSVFKIGSTIDSMLPGTIEASKTHVMIIGEDLARRGIMLPLETFYRNPKGYLKTNILISTGLASEILSFKKIEKSPVAFGIKQMINGAERTTIVPEQTLYSLWSQISDPGEDTVLPMIRRIKDKALIVDSIGLFDGDKYTGVTLSREDSTILLLLKDKLNKHAFMDIPIHQSSGQSKPKKLETNVISFEVRKLKRSFEVSVDKNTQEIECSIKVDLFGAISSSPSSMGQKIDREQLNQELSASLNTQAAGVGNKLLEANCDALGIGRKLRVNHSELWKNIDWKNKYKEVKLKPSIQVHITSTGVIN
- a CDS encoding LUD domain-containing protein — protein: MAKSDTAFLQKLEVEARKDQASFFENIAARLGRSKPLQTAPVHSMKGAPEFWDQVDLPLEGRIQLFMSNWHKAGGHAKRLIGMAEAEAFIEHFIEETQAKHLIIQDQPELESLGAALTDKEIDITVWNAFGVDCDGKDELIAFAAGADIGVIAAEHAIAYTGSLVITSAPTRGRSVSLLPTTLIAIIPVERLKTSLGEVLRPFDDLEMTDMPAGIHFISGPSRFADIENDLTIGVDGPSIVYALIIE
- a CDS encoding HEAT repeat domain-containing protein produces the protein MKEAVRSLEQALYSKDRYVRAYAAEALTHLRTEEAVDILIRYYRTSRWCPDTSKVSTF
- a CDS encoding GerAB/ArcD/ProY family transporter, which gives rise to METLLNPTISRFQLFFLIIKTQIGIGLLSLPSKIQSTAKGDAWISVLIAGVVIQLLLFVYWHLLKKFPNHTLREITVRMLGPYMGKALNLLYYVFFIVIAGYASTLYIQLVHTWMLSLTPGWVLLLLIIGTSVYLATENLRVIARFFVLTSVLFALLLLISFLTFSNDMHFSNILPIGESGGAQIFKGSESTFFSMLGFEVILYFSAHVQKSPRGLLSVISLANCFVTLFYTYFVFICLIGFSPKALQQVNEPVLFIFKGLTYQLFDRLDLIFLTIWIIPMTSTIVSYLCIAGKSLTASQSSYRKMVWISAVLIYLFAWYLSKLENLDPFSKWFEYGYLIMIAAIPILLWMISFLIKNNNKVGST